The following DNA comes from Marinifilum sp. JC120.
GTCTGTATCCGTGAGGACCTTGAAAAACGCGGTATTGATGAAGATGCGCTAGTGGATGGCGTTGAAATCATTGATGCCGAAGAAGTTGCTGAGATGTGTGAAGATTTCGAAACCGTCAACTATTTCTAAAAGAATTTGAGGGAAGGAAAATGTCCAAAGTAGAATTTGAACGTCTCGATGAAAATCGTGATTCTTTTAAAGTCGGTGCCAAAGCTGTTCCTGAAATCATCATGGATTTCTCCAGCATCACCCCCGAAGAGCGCAATCAGGAAAGCATGGGCTCCCGCATGCTCTGTGTTGCAGCACTGGCCTGTTTTTCCAACACATTTGTTAACGCTCTTGAGCGTAACGGCGTAGTAGTCAAATCCATGTCCGGTTCCGCAGAAGCAACCAAGGACAAGGACGAAGTAATGCGTACCCGCTACACCGAACTTGAAATCAACTTCGAAGTAGGCCTTGAAGAAAAGGACCGTGAAATCTTCGAAACTGTAAAAGACAATATGCTTAACGGTTCCCTGCTTACCTACTCTCTCGAAGAGGGCATGGAAGTGGACTACAACCTATCCATGAAAGCTGTTTAGCAAACGTATCTGAACTAAATATATAGTAATAATAAAATAGGGAATCAAAAAGGGATTCTTCCCTTCCCACCTAATTCAAGGAGAAAATAAAATGGCAGATAAAAAAGTAATCCTCGTTTCTTGTGGCAGTGCAGCAGTTGATGCAGACGGCGCAGCTCTCAAAAAATTCATGAAAAAGACCGCAACCGTAGCATCTTTTGACAACGCTGATGTTGCAGCCGCAGCTTCTAAAATCGAAGGCGCAGCTGTTGTTGCTCCTGAAGGTATTGCTAAGTTTTTTGAAGAAGACGGTGCTTACGCTGTTGTAGAACTCGGCGATGTTGACGGCGCTGCTCTTGATGCTGCTGTCGCGCAGATCTCCGATGCTGCTGACCGTCGCACCATGATCGTTCTCGCTTCCAATGAAGGTCTCTACTTTGCTGGTCTCGGCATCAACAAAAAAGCAGGCAAAGTTGAGCGTTCCGCAACTGCTGCTGATATTATCGCAACCATCTGCTTTGTTGCTGACCTGCTTGTTCCCGCAGACTGCACCGGCGCGGTCCTCTATCAGGTTCTTAAAGATCCTAACATGAAGATTAAAGAAGTAACCAAGCTTAAAGAAGCTCTCGCACGTATGGAAGTTGCTCTTCAGCGTGATAACCGCGAGCCTTGGGACAAGCACGACTGCGCATAGCCTGTCCGCCTCATAGGCATATTTGTTTCTAAGTGATCATAGGGGCCGGATTCTTCCGGCCCCGTGTAACTTAAACCGTTATGAAGGTTAATCCAGAATCGAATGTATATCCGTATATTTGAATGCTGGATTTTTGAGTATTCGGTACCGTTTGATTCTGCCGGTACAGTATATATTTTTTAACCTGAATTTGTCGGTGGTCTGCCGGTAGGTGAATGAGGATTGAGCGTATGAACATTAGTGCTGTGGCAACTATGGAGGCCTTGAGGTTTAAACGCGATATTTCGTATGCTAAACGGGGTCTTTTTTGGGGGCTGCTTTCCGGCATAGCATGGGGATTTGATGGCGTTATTTTGGGGTTGGCATTTGCAATTCCAGCCTTTGCGGATGAAAAATTATGGTTGCTGGCCCCACTTACTGTGGCTGCCCTTCATGATGTCTGTTGTGGAGTATGGCTGTTGCTCTATAACTGGTTAACCGGGCGGACCAAGGAATTGTGGAGAACTTTTAAAAGCAAGCCGGCACGGATGGTTGCTCTCGGAGCTGTTTTCGGCGGGCCTATTGCAATGTCCAGCTAT
Coding sequences within:
- a CDS encoding osmotically inducible protein OsmC, whose product is MSKVEFERLDENRDSFKVGAKAVPEIIMDFSSITPEERNQESMGSRMLCVAALACFSNTFVNALERNGVVVKSMSGSAEATKDKDEVMRTRYTELEINFEVGLEEKDREIFETVKDNMLNGSLLTYSLEEGMEVDYNLSMKAV